The following coding sequences are from one Mycolicibacterium aichiense window:
- a CDS encoding VOC family protein produces MIKPHNTNPEFELGGINHIALVCSDMERTVDFYSNVLGMPLVKSLNLPDGLGQHFFFDAGNGDCVAFFWFAEAPDGTAGSTTPAALPGLGSIVSAVGSMNHLAFHVPEEKFDEYRQRLKDKGVRVGPVLNHDDSPQGATRELHPGVYVRSFYFSDPDGIVLEFACWTREFTDHEAATAPKTAADRKLPISAG; encoded by the coding sequence GTGATAAAGCCGCACAACACCAACCCAGAGTTCGAACTCGGTGGAATCAACCACATCGCGTTGGTGTGCTCCGACATGGAGCGCACAGTCGATTTCTACTCGAACGTTCTGGGTATGCCGCTGGTCAAGTCGCTGAATCTGCCGGACGGACTGGGGCAGCACTTCTTTTTCGACGCAGGTAACGGCGATTGCGTGGCGTTCTTCTGGTTCGCCGAGGCGCCGGACGGTACGGCGGGCAGCACCACGCCGGCAGCGCTACCGGGCCTGGGTTCGATCGTCAGCGCAGTGGGCTCGATGAATCACTTGGCGTTCCATGTGCCGGAAGAGAAGTTCGACGAGTACCGCCAGCGGCTCAAGGACAAAGGTGTGCGGGTCGGGCCGGTGCTCAACCACGACGACAGTCCGCAGGGGGCCACTCGCGAACTCCACCCCGGGGTCTACGTACGGTCCTTCTACTTCAGCGATCCGGACGGCATCGTGCTCGAATTCGCCTGCTGGACGCGGGAATTCACCGATCACGAAGCCGCAACTGCACCCAAGACGGCAGCCGACCGCAAGCTGCCGATCTCTGCAGGCTAG
- a CDS encoding TetR/AcrR family transcriptional regulator: protein MTQARPYGGVDAADRLARRRARLLEAGLELLGSDVDPAELTVRGICREAGVATRYFYESFADKDEFVAAVFDWVVAELAATTQAAVATAPVDAQNRAAMANIVRTIELDPRVGRLMFSSQLSNTTVVRKRQESGALFAMLSGQHVEALLHRPANDRIKAFAHFVVGGVGQTISAWLGGAITLTPAELADQLTAIIDELGDPRLFRD, encoded by the coding sequence ATGACGCAGGCGCGGCCATATGGAGGCGTGGATGCCGCCGACCGGCTGGCCCGGAGACGGGCCCGCCTACTGGAGGCCGGGCTGGAGCTGCTGGGCAGCGACGTCGACCCTGCTGAGCTCACGGTTCGAGGCATCTGCCGAGAGGCCGGCGTCGCCACCCGCTACTTCTACGAGAGCTTCGCCGACAAGGACGAGTTCGTCGCGGCGGTCTTCGACTGGGTGGTCGCCGAGCTGGCCGCCACCACGCAGGCCGCGGTGGCAACCGCCCCGGTCGATGCGCAGAACCGGGCAGCGATGGCCAATATCGTGCGGACCATCGAACTCGATCCACGGGTCGGTCGGCTGATGTTCAGCTCGCAGCTGTCCAACACCACGGTGGTCCGGAAACGGCAGGAGTCCGGCGCGCTGTTCGCGATGCTGTCGGGCCAGCATGTCGAGGCGTTGTTACACCGCCCCGCCAACGACCGGATCAAGGCATTCGCGCACTTCGTCGTCGGCGGCGTCGGTCAGACCATCAGTGCCTGGCTGGGCGGGGCGATCACACTGACACCCGCCGAACTCGCTGATCAGCTCACCGCGATCATCGACGAACTCGGCGATCCGCGGCTGTTCCGCGACTAG
- a CDS encoding acyl-CoA dehydrogenase, giving the protein MPIAITQDHNDLADSVKSLVARVAPSEVLHDALETPIPNPPPYWKAAAEQGLHGLHLAESVDGQGFGLLELAIVIAEFGYGAVPGPFVTSATASALISAHDPETALLSKLASGELIATCALESGLTATRQDGSLVIRGEARSVPAAAQAAVLVLPVAIESGVEWVILDADQLEIEPVNSVDLLRPVAHVRANAVEVSADRVLSNISQAAGRAILTTLLSAEAVGIARWATDTAAAYAKIREQFGRPIGQFQAIKHKCAEMIATTERATAAVWDAARALDEAAEKDWDNGQTAYEFAAAVAASLAPAAAQHTTQDCIQVHGGIGFTWEHDTNVYYRRTLGLVAAFGRPSEYQQKVFDTATSTGMRAINIDLDPETEKLRDEIRAEVAALKSIPREERKTAIAEAGWVQPHLPKPWGRAAKPIEQIIIAQEFTAGQVKRPQMGIAAWLIPSIVAFGNEEQKQRFLPPTFRGEMIWCQLFSEPGAGSDLASLTTKATKVDGGWRITGQKIWTTGAQYAQWGALLARTNPSAPKHNGITYFLLDMKAEGVEVKPLRELTGHAMFNTVFIDDVFVPDELVLGEVDRGWEVSRNTLTAERVSIGSSEPGFLANLDGFVDFVSKGHFDQVGHHRAGELIAEGHAAKLLNLRSTLLTLAGGDAMPSAAISKLLSMRTGQGYAEFAVSSFGVDGAIGDSAELQGKWAEYLLGSRSTTIYGGTSEVQLNIIAERLLGLPRDP; this is encoded by the coding sequence ATGCCCATCGCGATCACCCAGGACCACAACGATCTCGCCGATTCGGTGAAATCCCTCGTCGCACGGGTCGCGCCGTCGGAGGTACTACACGACGCGCTGGAGACGCCGATCCCCAACCCGCCGCCGTACTGGAAGGCCGCGGCCGAGCAGGGCCTGCACGGCCTGCACCTGGCCGAGTCGGTCGACGGGCAGGGCTTCGGCCTGCTGGAGCTGGCGATCGTGATCGCCGAGTTCGGCTACGGCGCGGTGCCCGGGCCGTTCGTCACCTCGGCGACAGCCAGTGCGCTCATCTCCGCCCATGATCCCGAGACCGCGTTGCTGAGCAAGTTGGCCTCCGGCGAGCTGATCGCCACCTGCGCGCTGGAGTCGGGTCTGACCGCGACCCGCCAGGACGGCTCGCTGGTGATCCGCGGCGAGGCCCGCTCGGTGCCCGCCGCCGCGCAGGCCGCCGTTCTGGTGCTGCCGGTTGCGATCGAAAGCGGCGTGGAATGGGTGATCCTCGACGCCGACCAACTCGAGATCGAGCCGGTCAACTCGGTGGACTTGTTGCGTCCGGTGGCGCATGTGCGGGCCAACGCCGTCGAAGTCAGCGCCGACCGCGTGCTGTCCAACATCTCCCAGGCCGCCGGCCGAGCGATCCTCACCACTCTGCTGTCCGCCGAGGCGGTCGGTATCGCCCGCTGGGCCACCGACACGGCTGCGGCGTATGCGAAAATCCGCGAGCAATTCGGCCGCCCGATCGGCCAGTTCCAGGCCATCAAGCACAAGTGTGCCGAGATGATCGCCACCACCGAGCGGGCCACCGCGGCGGTCTGGGATGCCGCGCGTGCACTGGACGAAGCGGCCGAAAAGGACTGGGACAACGGCCAAACGGCGTACGAGTTCGCCGCGGCCGTGGCTGCCAGTCTGGCGCCGGCAGCCGCCCAGCACACCACCCAGGACTGCATCCAGGTGCATGGCGGCATCGGCTTCACCTGGGAGCACGACACCAACGTCTACTACCGCCGCACGCTCGGTCTGGTCGCCGCGTTCGGGCGCCCCAGCGAATACCAACAGAAGGTCTTCGACACCGCGACCAGCACCGGCATGCGGGCCATCAACATCGACCTCGACCCCGAGACCGAGAAGCTGCGCGACGAGATCCGCGCGGAAGTGGCTGCCCTCAAATCGATTCCGCGCGAGGAACGCAAGACCGCGATCGCCGAGGCCGGCTGGGTGCAGCCGCACCTACCGAAGCCGTGGGGCCGGGCCGCCAAGCCGATCGAGCAGATCATCATCGCCCAGGAGTTCACCGCAGGGCAGGTCAAGCGACCGCAGATGGGTATCGCAGCCTGGCTGATCCCCTCCATCGTGGCATTCGGCAACGAGGAGCAGAAGCAACGCTTCCTGCCGCCGACATTCCGCGGTGAGATGATTTGGTGCCAGCTGTTTTCCGAGCCGGGCGCGGGCTCCGATCTGGCCAGCCTGACCACCAAGGCCACCAAGGTCGACGGCGGCTGGCGAATTACCGGGCAGAAGATCTGGACCACCGGCGCCCAGTACGCGCAGTGGGGCGCGCTGTTGGCGCGGACAAACCCGAGCGCGCCGAAACATAATGGCATCACCTACTTCCTGCTCGACATGAAAGCCGAGGGGGTCGAGGTCAAGCCGCTGCGTGAGCTCACCGGTCACGCCATGTTCAACACGGTGTTCATCGACGATGTGTTCGTTCCCGACGAGCTGGTGCTCGGCGAGGTGGACCGTGGGTGGGAGGTCAGCCGTAACACCCTGACGGCTGAACGGGTTTCGATCGGAAGCAGCGAGCCGGGATTCCTGGCCAACCTCGACGGGTTCGTGGACTTCGTGAGCAAGGGACATTTCGACCAGGTCGGTCATCACCGGGCCGGCGAACTGATCGCTGAGGGGCATGCGGCCAAGCTGTTGAACCTGCGCTCGACGCTGCTGACCCTGGCCGGTGGCGATGCGATGCCGTCGGCCGCAATCTCGAAGCTGCTGTCGATGCGCACCGGGCAGGGCTACGCCGAGTTCGCGGTGTCCTCGTTCGGCGTCGACGGCGCCATCGGCGATTCCGCAGAGCTGCAAGGCAAATGGGCGGAGTATCTACTGGGCAGCCGGTCGACGACGATCTACGGCGGCACCTCCGAGGTTCAGCTCAACATCATCGCCGAGCGCCTGTTGGGGCTGCCCCGCGATCCGTAG
- a CDS encoding oxygenase MpaB family protein, whose amino-acid sequence MAIREPVFSHVDRAVSAPPMPSARRRKWGPGFDDGLMGVALLAGPANVIMELALPGVGYGVMESRVESGRADRHPIKRARTTFTYLAVATRGTDEQKKAYRRAVNKSHAQVYSTPDSPVEYNAFDKNLQLWVAACLYKGGVDVARVFIGEMDDETADRHYRESAALATTLQVPAEMWPADRVAFDEYWQQSLDKLHIDDTIREYLYPFAVSRIRGVRLPKRVQEPLEQFNLLITTGFLPQRFRDEMRLDWNPDKQRKFDRLMARIRFVNNLTPRIIREFPFNLLLRDVDWRIRTGRPLV is encoded by the coding sequence GTGGCGATCCGCGAACCCGTCTTCAGCCACGTCGATCGGGCGGTGAGTGCGCCGCCGATGCCGTCGGCCCGCCGCCGGAAATGGGGGCCGGGTTTCGACGACGGGCTGATGGGTGTTGCGCTGCTTGCCGGCCCGGCGAACGTCATCATGGAGCTGGCCCTGCCGGGTGTCGGCTACGGAGTGATGGAGAGCCGGGTCGAGAGTGGGCGAGCCGACCGGCACCCGATCAAACGGGCCAGGACGACCTTCACGTATTTGGCGGTGGCCACCCGCGGCACCGACGAACAGAAGAAGGCGTACCGGCGTGCGGTCAACAAGTCGCACGCGCAGGTCTACTCGACGCCAGACAGCCCGGTGGAGTACAACGCGTTCGACAAGAACCTGCAGCTCTGGGTGGCCGCGTGCCTCTACAAGGGCGGAGTCGATGTGGCCCGGGTGTTCATCGGTGAGATGGACGACGAGACCGCCGACCGGCACTACCGGGAGAGTGCGGCATTGGCCACCACGTTGCAGGTACCCGCCGAGATGTGGCCGGCCGACCGGGTCGCGTTCGACGAGTACTGGCAGCAATCCCTGGACAAGCTGCACATCGACGACACCATCCGCGAATATCTGTACCCCTTCGCGGTGTCGCGGATCCGGGGCGTGCGGCTGCCGAAGCGGGTGCAGGAACCGCTCGAACAATTCAATCTGTTGATCACCACGGGCTTCCTACCCCAGCGCTTCCGCGACGAGATGCGCCTCGACTGGAATCCGGACAAGCAGCGCAAGTTCGACCGGTTGATGGCGCGCATCCGGTTCGTCAACAACCTGACTCCGCGGATCATCCGCGAGTTCCCGTTCAATCTGCTTCTGCGCGATGTGGATTGGCGGATCCGCACCGGCCGACCGCTGGTCTGA
- a CDS encoding DUF1214 domain-containing protein: MHHAARPVRGVDGGSPPRTSYARYVGRVGALALFLGVGAAIAMPTAEADTGGSAHSSGAGSSSHAASAKKSGGAAASQRARAGSARVTTTSAAATVTGLPRAVASSRRVRATDPAAPVASPIDLDAVAYTRRRSAALQQGAAGTTTVELTNQVSPLGTQQQVSREQFAMQAVRTLPVKLMKFVLRQGFLAAANKQFALVGGPDAANLAALDNAVNEYALASAFSEQILNPMNPAVVTQVAPPHGWYGVDVGGSRLLYDNPDTIYRFIAVNKTSEYVITGRFYDAIPADTTFSVLEGSSGKTSTILSLKDIDVSDDGSFVITVSGAAATPGEKNHLQLTSSSTLVAVRNTLGDWNAEEPMDLAVHKVSGPPNSLFAQLGGFLFFGSVVNNNPTLAKLVSVIPPLPIADTPIVHGTLTALLMIIRGANQEAKYMALATTDPATGMPRQPNTMTEPASNAEFLANQLQSNGYFQLADDEALVLTIDPGNAKFVSIPVYNDWTITGDYWNEPTSLNSDQAVKNDDGTYTVVISPTDPLVANWISTGGLNQGIISMRFQNLDTEDPAAPSVQSQVVKLSELTHDTNGTAVITQTERDEQLVLRKSGFDKRWAPYPQA; encoded by the coding sequence ATGCACCACGCGGCCCGGCCCGTCCGAGGTGTCGACGGCGGCTCGCCGCCGCGAACGAGCTACGCCAGGTACGTCGGCCGGGTAGGTGCACTGGCCCTGTTCCTCGGTGTCGGTGCGGCGATTGCCATGCCGACTGCGGAGGCCGACACCGGCGGCTCGGCGCACTCGTCGGGTGCGGGCTCGTCGTCACACGCTGCGAGTGCGAAGAAATCCGGCGGCGCTGCCGCGAGTCAGCGTGCCCGGGCGGGTTCGGCGCGTGTCACGACCACGTCTGCCGCGGCCACGGTGACCGGCCTGCCCCGGGCAGTCGCGTCCTCGCGCCGGGTCCGGGCCACTGATCCGGCCGCTCCGGTCGCATCGCCCATCGATCTGGACGCGGTGGCCTACACCCGTCGCCGCTCCGCGGCACTGCAGCAGGGCGCGGCGGGAACAACCACGGTCGAGTTGACCAACCAGGTCAGTCCGCTGGGCACCCAGCAGCAGGTCTCCCGTGAGCAGTTCGCTATGCAGGCGGTCCGCACGTTGCCGGTGAAGCTGATGAAATTCGTTCTGCGCCAGGGCTTCCTCGCCGCAGCCAACAAGCAGTTCGCTCTGGTTGGCGGGCCCGACGCGGCGAATCTGGCCGCGCTGGACAACGCGGTCAACGAGTATGCGCTCGCCTCGGCATTCTCCGAACAGATTCTCAACCCGATGAATCCTGCGGTGGTCACCCAGGTAGCGCCTCCGCACGGCTGGTACGGGGTGGATGTCGGTGGCTCGCGCCTGCTCTACGACAACCCCGACACCATCTACCGGTTCATCGCGGTCAACAAGACGTCGGAGTACGTGATCACCGGGCGCTTCTATGACGCGATTCCCGCCGACACCACATTCAGCGTGCTGGAGGGCAGCTCGGGAAAGACGTCGACCATTCTGAGTCTCAAAGACATCGATGTCAGCGACGACGGTTCGTTCGTGATCACGGTCAGCGGTGCTGCCGCGACACCGGGGGAGAAGAACCATCTCCAGCTGACCTCGAGCTCCACACTGGTCGCGGTGCGAAACACGTTGGGCGACTGGAACGCCGAAGAGCCGATGGATCTGGCGGTGCATAAGGTCAGTGGGCCACCGAACAGTTTATTCGCTCAGCTCGGTGGGTTTCTGTTCTTCGGCTCGGTGGTCAACAACAATCCGACGCTGGCCAAGTTGGTCTCCGTGATACCGCCGTTGCCGATCGCCGACACACCCATCGTGCATGGAACGCTGACCGCGTTGCTGATGATCATTCGCGGCGCGAACCAGGAAGCCAAGTACATGGCGCTGGCCACTACCGATCCTGCGACCGGAATGCCACGCCAGCCCAACACCATGACGGAGCCGGCAAGTAACGCCGAGTTCCTGGCCAATCAGTTGCAGAGCAACGGCTACTTCCAGCTTGCCGACGACGAGGCGTTGGTCCTGACGATCGATCCCGGCAACGCCAAATTCGTCAGCATTCCGGTATACAACGACTGGACGATCACCGGCGACTACTGGAACGAGCCGACAAGTCTCAACTCCGATCAGGCTGTGAAAAACGACGACGGAACCTACACGGTGGTGATCTCACCGACCGATCCGCTTGTGGCCAACTGGATCTCGACCGGAGGGCTGAATCAGGGCATCATTTCGATGCGATTCCAGAATCTGGATACCGAGGATCCGGCTGCGCCCAGCGTCCAGTCGCAGGTGGTCAAGCTCAGCGAGCTCACCCACGACACCAACGGCACCGCCGTGATCACGCAGACCGAGCGTGATGAGCAGCTTGTTCTGCGCAAGTCCGGCTTCGACAAGCGTTGGGCGCCCTACCCGCAGGCCTGA
- a CDS encoding alpha/beta hydrolase — protein sequence MPTPGVVREFIGMTSPTARRAGAGGHPCQGLYHRGVGRKPKVAVIATHYQIDFSEHYLADYLATRGVGFLGWNTRFRGFESSFMLDHALVDIGVGVRWLREIQGVETVVLLGNSGGGSLMAAYQSQAVDPNVTPLDGMRPAAGLTELPPADGYIASAAHPGRPDVLTAWMDGAVIDENDAVATDPDLDLFNERNGPPFSDEFLTRYRSAQVARNHAITDWAETELKRVQAAGFSDRPFTVMRTWADPRMVDPAIEPTKRQPNLCYAGVPVKANRSAHGIAAACTLRSWLGMWSLTTAQTRAEPHLGRVTVPALVINAEQDTGVFPSDAQRIFDALASTDKTLCAIDTDHYFTTPGARGEQADTIAKWIAKRWR from the coding sequence ATGCCCACCCCCGGAGTCGTGCGCGAATTCATCGGGATGACGTCGCCAACCGCGCGCCGTGCCGGCGCAGGCGGCCATCCCTGCCAGGGGCTTTACCACCGCGGAGTGGGCCGCAAGCCGAAGGTCGCCGTCATCGCCACCCACTACCAGATCGACTTCTCCGAGCACTACCTCGCCGATTATCTGGCCACCCGCGGCGTGGGGTTCCTCGGCTGGAACACCCGCTTCCGCGGATTCGAAAGCAGCTTCATGCTCGACCACGCCCTGGTCGACATCGGCGTCGGAGTGCGCTGGCTGAGGGAAATCCAGGGCGTGGAAACGGTTGTGCTCCTGGGTAATTCCGGGGGCGGCTCGTTGATGGCGGCGTATCAGTCCCAGGCCGTCGATCCCAACGTCACCCCGTTGGACGGTATGCGGCCCGCCGCGGGGCTGACCGAACTGCCGCCTGCCGACGGTTACATCGCCAGTGCCGCCCACCCCGGGCGTCCCGACGTCCTGACCGCATGGATGGACGGCGCCGTCATCGACGAAAACGATGCGGTGGCCACCGATCCCGACCTCGACCTGTTCAACGAGCGCAACGGGCCTCCGTTCTCCGACGAGTTCCTTACTCGCTACCGGTCGGCTCAGGTAGCCCGTAACCACGCCATCACCGACTGGGCAGAGACCGAGCTCAAACGGGTGCAAGCCGCCGGCTTCTCGGATCGGCCGTTCACCGTGATGCGGACCTGGGCCGACCCGCGCATGGTCGACCCGGCCATCGAACCCACCAAACGGCAGCCCAACCTCTGCTACGCCGGCGTCCCGGTGAAGGCCAACCGCTCCGCACACGGCATCGCCGCAGCCTGCACGCTGCGCAGCTGGCTGGGCATGTGGAGCCTCACCACCGCCCAGACCCGCGCCGAACCGCATCTGGGCCGGGTCACGGTTCCGGCATTGGTGATCAACGCCGAACAGGACACCGGGGTGTTCCCATCGGATGCTCAGCGCATCTTCGACGCGTTGGCCAGTACCGACAAGACTCTGTGTGCCATCGACACCGACCACTACTTCACCACGCCCGGCGCGCGCGGCGAGCAGGCGGACACGATCGCGAAGTGGATCGCAAAGCGGTGGCGCTAA
- a CDS encoding class I SAM-dependent methyltransferase: MRSDNDTWDITTSVGSTALFVAAARALEAQKPDPLAVDPFAEVFCRAVGGPWAAVLDGEAPDHPLKTPEFGQHFVTFQAARTRYFDAYFRAAAQAGVRQIVLLAAGLDSRAYRLDWSPGTTVYELDQPQVLEFKRETLAAHGATAKAERKEIAIDLRDDWAQALRDSGFRSHEPSAWIAEGLLIYLPASAQEQLFTGIDTLAAPGSHAAVEEGRPMDRDAFREKVDEAKASDDERGQWWQLVYNEQHAPAAQWFAERGWTAQDTTLIDYLETVGRSVESADADAANMLSSITLVSAIKG; this comes from the coding sequence GTGCGAAGTGACAACGACACCTGGGACATCACCACCAGCGTCGGGTCGACGGCGTTGTTCGTCGCCGCCGCCCGCGCACTCGAGGCCCAGAAACCCGACCCATTGGCGGTCGACCCGTTCGCCGAGGTGTTCTGTCGCGCCGTGGGCGGTCCATGGGCTGCAGTCCTCGACGGCGAGGCGCCCGACCATCCGCTGAAGACCCCGGAGTTCGGTCAACACTTCGTCACCTTCCAGGCCGCGCGCACCCGGTATTTCGACGCGTACTTCCGCGCGGCGGCACAGGCGGGCGTGCGTCAGATCGTCCTGCTCGCCGCGGGCCTCGATTCCCGCGCCTACCGGCTGGACTGGTCGCCAGGTACGACCGTCTACGAACTCGACCAGCCGCAGGTGCTGGAGTTCAAGCGCGAGACCTTGGCCGCGCACGGCGCCACCGCGAAAGCCGAGCGCAAGGAGATCGCGATCGATTTGCGGGACGACTGGGCGCAAGCCTTGCGCGACAGCGGTTTCCGGTCCCACGAGCCGTCGGCATGGATCGCCGAGGGTCTGCTCATCTACCTGCCCGCCAGTGCCCAGGAGCAGCTGTTCACCGGGATCGACACACTGGCGGCACCGGGCAGCCACGCGGCTGTCGAGGAGGGGCGACCGATGGATCGCGATGCCTTCCGCGAGAAAGTCGACGAAGCGAAGGCAAGCGACGACGAGCGGGGCCAGTGGTGGCAGCTGGTGTACAACGAGCAGCATGCACCAGCTGCGCAGTGGTTCGCCGAGCGCGGGTGGACGGCGCAGGACACCACGTTGATCGACTACCTGGAGACCGTAGGCCGCTCGGTCGAGTCTGCGGACGCCGATGCGGCCAACATGCTGTCCAGCATCACGCTGGTGAGCGCGATCAAAGGCTAG
- a CDS encoding MFS transporter, whose product MSVVSTGEQSLEARTMRKVAVRALPFLMALYFVNYLDRTNLGIAKADISEHLQLTASMFGLASGIFFIGYVLVEVPSNLALERFGARRWLARIAVSWGIVAVAIGFAPNAPTLLALRFLLGVAEAGLFPGVIFYLTRWFPAAYRARIVALFMMASPIAAAVGTPLAAWMIQAGEGTFGLAGWQFMMIGVGLPAIILGVICWFYLTDRPAEAHWLQPDERQWLTDVLAEEERDVAASFDFPLRRALTSPRIWLLALVYFGVAYGLYALAFFLPSIISDFKKTFDVHLSIVQVGLITAVPYTLAAIAMYLWSRHADRQNEHVWHVAIPMGLGGLAIPIALYLDSPLLVMIPVCITAMGVFSAIPSFWALPAQFLTGAAAAGGIGLINSIGNLGGFAAPYATGALNQFTGSDKAGMWAVGIVMLISAVVVVVLRATPDRDTQQ is encoded by the coding sequence ATGTCCGTCGTATCGACCGGTGAGCAGTCGCTGGAAGCGCGCACCATGCGCAAGGTGGCCGTGCGCGCTCTGCCGTTCCTCATGGCGCTGTACTTCGTCAACTACCTCGACCGCACCAACCTCGGCATCGCCAAAGCCGACATCAGCGAACACCTCCAGCTCACGGCGAGCATGTTCGGCCTGGCGTCGGGCATCTTCTTCATCGGATACGTCCTGGTCGAGGTGCCGTCCAATCTCGCTCTCGAACGCTTCGGCGCCCGCCGTTGGCTGGCGCGCATCGCGGTGTCATGGGGAATCGTCGCCGTCGCAATCGGATTCGCGCCCAACGCGCCAACCCTGCTGGCGTTGCGATTCCTGCTCGGCGTCGCCGAGGCGGGGCTCTTCCCCGGGGTGATCTTCTATCTGACCCGCTGGTTCCCCGCCGCCTACCGGGCGCGGATCGTGGCCTTGTTCATGATGGCCAGCCCGATCGCCGCAGCCGTCGGAACTCCGTTGGCAGCGTGGATGATCCAGGCCGGTGAAGGCACGTTCGGGCTGGCCGGCTGGCAATTCATGATGATTGGCGTCGGGTTGCCCGCGATCATCCTCGGCGTGATCTGCTGGTTCTACCTGACCGACCGGCCCGCCGAGGCGCACTGGCTGCAGCCCGACGAACGGCAATGGCTGACCGACGTGCTGGCCGAGGAGGAACGCGACGTCGCAGCCAGTTTCGACTTCCCACTGCGCCGGGCGCTGACCAGCCCGCGGATCTGGTTGTTGGCCCTGGTGTACTTCGGCGTCGCCTACGGTTTGTACGCGCTGGCGTTCTTCCTGCCCTCGATCATCTCCGACTTCAAGAAGACCTTCGATGTGCACCTGTCGATCGTGCAGGTCGGCCTGATCACCGCGGTGCCCTACACCCTTGCCGCGATCGCGATGTACCTCTGGTCACGCCACGCTGACCGCCAGAACGAACACGTCTGGCACGTTGCGATCCCAATGGGGTTGGGCGGCTTGGCTATTCCGATCGCGCTATATCTCGACTCCCCGCTGCTGGTGATGATCCCGGTGTGCATCACCGCGATGGGAGTGTTCAGTGCGATCCCCAGCTTCTGGGCGCTTCCGGCGCAGTTCCTCACCGGCGCCGCCGCCGCGGGCGGGATCGGGCTGATCAACTCGATCGGCAATCTCGGCGGATTCGCAGCCCCGTACGCGACCGGTGCGCTGAACCAGTTCACCGGCAGCGACAAGGCCGGCATGTGGGCGGTGGGCATCGTCATGCTGATCTCCGCGGTCGTCGTGGTGGTGCTGCGCGCAACCCCTGACCGGGATACCCAGCAATAG
- a CDS encoding 2-hydroxyacid dehydrogenase, whose translation MDRKAVALRVLAHFLPGEKVLDIVAPESDWLDIRWCHENDDEALHRELPDAEVIWHVLRPLSGEDLRRAPLLRLVHKLGAGVNTIDVQTADELGIAVANMPGANAPSVAEGAVLLMLAALRRLPALDRLTRQGLGWPTDPSLVETVRDIGSCTVGLVGYGNIAKRVERIVLAMGGTVLHTSTADDKTATWRPLPDLLAASDVISLHLPLTAATDKLINRAALDAMKPHAVLVNTSRGGVVDESALIGALRDGRLAAAGLDVFADEPADPGSPLLQLDNVVVTPHVTWCTVDTMRRYLIQAVDNCRRLYDGRDLVNVVNGRPDVRRIDR comes from the coding sequence GTGGATCGCAAAGCGGTGGCGCTAAGAGTTCTGGCGCACTTTCTCCCCGGCGAGAAGGTGCTGGATATTGTTGCGCCAGAGTCGGATTGGCTGGACATTCGCTGGTGCCACGAAAACGACGACGAGGCGCTGCACCGCGAGTTGCCCGATGCCGAGGTGATCTGGCACGTCCTGCGTCCGCTGTCCGGTGAGGATCTGCGCCGTGCACCGCTGCTGCGGCTGGTACACAAGTTGGGCGCGGGGGTGAACACCATCGATGTCCAGACAGCCGACGAGCTGGGGATCGCGGTGGCGAACATGCCGGGTGCCAACGCGCCCTCGGTCGCCGAGGGCGCGGTGCTGCTCATGCTCGCCGCGCTGCGCCGACTTCCCGCGCTGGACCGCCTCACCCGGCAGGGCCTGGGCTGGCCGACGGACCCCAGCTTGGTCGAGACCGTGCGCGACATCGGCAGTTGCACCGTCGGCCTGGTCGGCTACGGCAATATCGCCAAACGCGTCGAGCGGATCGTGCTCGCGATGGGCGGCACCGTCCTGCACACCAGCACCGCCGACGACAAGACCGCGACCTGGCGTCCACTGCCCGATCTGCTCGCCGCCAGCGACGTGATCAGTCTGCACTTGCCGCTGACCGCCGCGACCGACAAGCTGATCAACCGGGCAGCGCTGGACGCGATGAAGCCGCATGCGGTGTTGGTCAACACATCTCGTGGCGGTGTCGTCGACGAGTCGGCGTTGATCGGCGCCCTCCGCGATGGCCGGCTGGCCGCCGCCGGACTCGATGTGTTCGCCGACGAGCCCGCCGATCCGGGCAGCCCCCTGCTCCAGCTCGACAACGTCGTGGTGACGCCCCATGTCACCTGGTGCACCGTCGACACCATGCGGCGCTACCTGATCCAGGCCGTCGACAACTGCCGCCGTCTGTACGACGGCCGCGACCTGGTCAACGTCGTCAACGGGAGGCCGGATGTCCGTCGTATCGACCGGTGA
- a CDS encoding EthD family reductase, which yields MPETKITVIYDNPTDPDAFEAAYEAEQLEAARKIPGHIRFETSKVWPKEDGSPTPAYRMIDLYYPDYDAASAAVATAEAGAFFEAMARLSTGGVRVLFSDIEIPSH from the coding sequence GTGCCGGAAACCAAGATCACGGTCATCTACGACAACCCCACCGATCCGGATGCCTTCGAGGCCGCGTACGAGGCCGAACAACTCGAAGCGGCCCGCAAGATCCCGGGCCACATCCGGTTCGAGACCTCGAAGGTGTGGCCCAAGGAGGACGGCTCGCCGACTCCGGCCTACCGGATGATCGACCTGTACTACCCGGACTACGACGCGGCCAGCGCAGCGGTGGCCACCGCGGAGGCCGGCGCGTTCTTCGAGGCCATGGCGCGGCTGTCGACCGGGGGTGTTCGAGTCCTCTTCTCGGACATTGAGATTCCCTCGCACTGA